From Camelina sativa cultivar DH55 chromosome 5, Cs, whole genome shotgun sequence:
GGGGAatagtactctttttcctaccttggatttgtcccattgggttaaaaaagaggttttaacgaggctacGAACCTTAGTGCATGGTCACGGGCGTGGACCACTCCCGGCCACGTGGCCATcctatctttgttttcttttcttatggccgttgtttttaaaacttgtttggGACGCTGCATTTTCATTTTGGCCatgtttttatggtttagggATCTCCCTTGTAATGGCTAGCCTATTTAAAGGACCTAGGCCCAAAAATGTAAAGGAGACTagtaataaaaatcaaagttgTTCCTTTACTCTCGTTTTCAGCGATTGATACAAACCCTAGAAGCttctcgaaccgggttcgaaaTCTTCTAGCTTAGCCGTATCACAAGGAGATCCATCCCTTGCGTGTCGCTACATCGATCCACCTTCGACCTTTATCAGTCGAGAGTCTaacgagtcgagcatctcctcgtGAACCTCTTCCGCCTCTATCCTCATCGTACTGAGAGCCTAGCGATCGAGTATCTCTTCGTGAACCTCTCTCCACCgttctgtttgtttgttggaGCCGTTCAAGTCCGATTCCTTCAGTTCGCGTCCCGTCAGTACGTTCGTCGGTCATGGCCGTCGTACCAGGTCACATCACATATGGTCTCTTAATGATCTTATCCCTGTATGGGGGGTGTGAGACAACACACACTTGATAAGTCACCTAAGTAAGTGTTAAGGTATAGGCTGCCTAACTAGATGAGTTGTTGGCTGACTCACTAGAACACTTATGATGCAGGGTTGTGTTATAGGCATGTGAAtaatttgtatttgatttgcGAAActctcaaacattttttttttctttttgttgattcaagTTCTAAGGACATCAAcgttttctttcaattttgaaacatgtgggggattgttggGTATGTTTCATGAAGTGGAATTTTTAGGAATGGGCTTCAGTACCCAttaaactcttcttctccaaaagtaCAAGTCAAAAAACTGTTGATGACGGTTTCCTCTCCGAGATCTGTAACAGACAGAGAGATGAATGAAATCTCGGAGGGGAAGTTAGGTTTTGTGGTATAAAGACATGAGCCCAACCTTCTATTTTAGTATGGAAaagaacttcttctcttttctgtttcttcgtctccttcttcttcttcttctaatttctgATTTTGAGTTTGAGAGTTTCATCTATTTTGAATTGAGTGCACAGTTCAATTGAGAGCAAAGTAAACCCTGGAGTGAGCCGTCTTGGTTATCTTGCACCGGGATTAGGCGGTTTTTCGCTCAAGTGCAGTAGATTCTCTACGGCTCTGCAACTTaagcttctttgttctttctcatTTGTTCTGAGTCTGGTTCTGTTTCCAACATTATTCAACCCATTCATCttcaaaatagtggttgaacaagttgaacaatTTTGTTGTAggattagtatatttttttaactttttaagttgaatgggctgaataattttttctaccttcttcaatcttttcaatgcaaatagtgaaaattggttgaatattttttttcaacctgttcaatctcttcaaccatgcaaccatttgcacccgaagaaaagaaacaaacaattttggtagccaaaacatcaaaaataaataaaaattctttatctttttgttcttcccaatttcttctaattattacggtttttttcttctcagtTTTTCTAATGCTTGCTCACCAATTACACCTAAAGtatttattgaatttataaggcttattatttatatgtaataaattttatttgagatTCGTAGTCCTAGGGATGGGCAAAGTTACTGAACCAAATGATTTTTAGCtaccaaactgaaccaaattCATGAAACCGAACCTACACCAAATTTAACGAACACCCGGTTTcattgttgacaaagaaaagcaaataaCATAAATCAAAACAACGATACAAGCCAAAACTGCAAAACATCAATACTTAAGTCGTTGCAgactttttaaatattatacttttagTAACTTAATACTAATATTCCCAGGACATAGCAAGTCCTTTTCCTAACACTGGATCCAGCTAAGCAGTGTAATAAATAATCTAGTTTAAATTTGCTTTCTGAGtactttatatttgttttatgtgcttttaaacttttaagattTTCCTATATaagtataaaagaaagaaagtggaACAACCACAAATAACGTGAAAGATTGGTCTTTgctaaacattttataaatggGCGTGATGTCgagtataaataaataagattacCCTTTATAGAGTCTTCAGTCTTTTATCCCAAAgtccaaacataaaaaataaaacgcGTAAACCTTAGAACTTAATAATAATCACAAGACAATTCCATCGAAGGGGTTCATGACCATTGATCTAGGTTGTGAATAACTGGGAGAAGCCATAGTGATTGGTGAGCTTATTGTCAGCAATAAATAATGGAATATTAATGACTACGAGCATCTGGCTGGTGGTTAGTTTAACTGGTTTAAATTCCTTATTATGATAGTAAATAAATGTATTCTCAAGTCTTTTTACAAAGATTGAGTTTATGTTCCATACTCCATACATGAACTATAACAACATGAATATGGTTTAAGAGTTTAAGAGTTTAAGATATATCGAGGTCTAAGAAGACAAAAATAGAATCCCTCATTTTAAAACTCGCAATTATGTATAATGATTCCTGCATTTCACTAATCATACTTCTAGGTACATAAAAATGTATACAGTTAAGGTAACTCCTTAGCGATACATCAAAATCTGAGCAAGTGGCTAATGGAAGGACGGTCTAATAACGTTTAAGATAACGTTTTATGTTTGGAAGTCACGAAAGACTCATAATTAATATGCTTTTATAATGGGGTCATAACAATTCAGTCAGGACGGTGGATGGAGTTTTTGACAATGTTTTTGGTCCACTCATATCTTATGGATTCGTTTTAATGAGAGTAATACTAATACTTGACAGCTGCAATGAATTTCCTAGAATATTCATTCGATAACGTTATtgataatttgaatttttggccaaaaacaaattttgggATGTTAAAAATCttcaagaaaatgtttttggCATGTGGAACTTGACAGAAAATCTGGCTCGATCTTAATCTGACTTTAAAATCTCTGTAATGTAATTTGGTAagtaattaacaaataaattaaacatatagaTATACGTATTGTTCGTTTATCTGAAGGCTtagttttcgtttttaaaacaaacatctGGATGCAATATCGATGTTTTAACactaaaatgaagaaaacatattgTCAAGTACAACACGAAGTTTTGGTCGAAGCATACATACTTGTATGTAAGTCTAAAATTATACAGTATAAAACAAATCTCTTTAAAGTAGAATTAAAAAGTTGACTTTACGTcgtaaattttctaaaaataaagtaacatgcacgacaaaaaaaactaatggaAGTTAATATCAGACATGATTATTACATTAAGTGAAAATtttactatcaaaatatttatttttaaagataataatcCATGCATAGTCATATGATGCCAGATAAATGCAATTTTATACCTAAACGTGATGAAATCATTTTTCCCCCAATaggaagacaaaacaaaagaaatgttttctTCAACCAAAGTCAACGACCGAACTTGCTCAAGCCTTTCCTCTCTTCATCTTATCTAGAAACTAAATTGCGAAAAAGAAGCAGCCTAACTAAAGTCTAAAACACACTTCAAATTGTAAAAACACTCCCCTTAATTAGTACGCAGTTTTGGGGATGCAATTTCATAACACTGAAGTTCTTAATCTTAAAACATTTCAAACTTTATCCTCCCttatactaattaatttgtCAAGGCTCATGAGtttgtttattattggattattctatatatatatatatataatattatgcaTGCTCCAACTCTATCGTtgattcatttaaaaaaaaattaattaacatccTGTTTTCAGATGAAGACTCTCTATTGTTTCTATTAGAGTTTGGGAatcgtttttaaaataagatagaACGATAGATGAttccttttaaatttttttttttttttttttgttaattgtcACTTACCAAAATTGTGACTTATAGCATGAACCAAAATACTCTCACACACACGTattcataaactttttttaatgcATTCTTGATTCATGACAAAAAGTACAAgttatttatacaatattttttgcacacaaaaaaaaaaaattatactcctACAATATTTACGCatgaactatataatataaagaccCTCAAAAAACCATTGACCCACCATACATAATGAAAAACACCGAACCTTACCACATTCATTGAATAAATTCCTCCTAATCatgtttaataattaattaatttggtatTTGGTATTTGGAGATATcgttactcttttcttttcctataaGTTAATATCCATCTCTCTTCTGATCCTTCTacaattcttcttcctctcttctcagATTTAAAAGTTTCAGTAAtctattttttgttcttgtttaattGAAGCAAGACTAAGTCCTTCTCCATCTGTACCTTTCTTTCTGTCATTCAAGAACCCTCTCtgctttattaattaaatttcaatttaatttttctttaaattctcatttttacATGTAGATTTGATTCTTATTATTACACACTCGTGTTTtagatttgcttttttttttttttttagatttgcttCTTACACACACTTATGTGTTTGACTTGCAGAGAATCTTGTCCGTTAGATTCACCCATGGAATCTCCGGCGACCAAATACTCTACTGCGAGGTCCGTTGAGCTACCGCCTCGTCGCGGAAAGGTGAAGCGAGAGATCTTTGGTTTCTTGGCCAGTTCCATCGTTTCCGCGGTCAAAGCCGGTGGAGCGCTTGGAAGGAACTCtcgaggtggtggtggtggctcttcttcctccaccGCTACTCCTCCGGGGAGTGGATACACATCTGACCAGAACAACGAATCCACTTAAAagcaacaaacatatataaagattaaagaCATAATTAAGAAAGTGCCACCACCATGGCACCCTAAGAGGAAGCTGAGTGGTTCTGTTCGTTTTTGAAAACAGAACGCTACTTTTGTTTTCCTCCACGTCCGGTTTGGTTTTATggtggtttgttttattttgtgtggtACGACCCGGTTTAACTTCGTTTTTTGGTGGGTTAAACTGGGGAATACGTAATGGTTTGATTAATTTgcttttgatttgttgtttacaACAACAAATCTCTCCCTAATCTGTTGTTTCTACGTGTTTTTAAAGTGGAGTAATGATGTCTTCTGGGAGCTATTTTAGTTTCGGTTTGGGTTTCGGTTTACTTATGTGATTTGTATGCTTTTAAGTGTCTGTGTTGTATCTCAATTGGAATGTTATACTAATTAAGtgtgtgtttattaattttgttagcTTATTTTCTCTTcgttactttttttgtttgttaaagattttctctctcttcattaCTTGGGGAATTTAATCAAAGATGTCAAAAAAGTTGCAAATGGACCGTTTAGTAAAAAAACTATTGACATTTGACAAATACGTAAACTTACTTCAAAAGATCAGATCGTTGTGGTTGGTTATatacttatcttttttttctgtgaCGATTTACTAAATGGTAAGACtgatatttttaataaactaaaaaatatagataattattaaaaaataacaaaaacatacatactaaaaatataaaagtttttggctaaaaacacaaatattaagaaacaataaatattgtattatttgacaaaattcaaccaatagaaaaaaatactgtagaatttaaatagtcaaaaaattattattaatttaatattaaaaatgcaTGGAAACTTGAAAAAATTCGATAAAATAGAACAAGGTAAAAGcctaaaaaaacttatatattggAGCATAGGGAgttttaacaaataacaaaaacatacaaagcAAAATTCagaatgaaatttattttatattaaagagtgaaatttattttatattaaagagAATTATACATCAAATTCCACTTTAGTTTggtgtattaaaaataaatatctttatttATGTAGAAGCTATATCAAAACTAAACACCAACGATCTTAATCTCTCAATATAATTGTCACAACTcaataacaatattttacaGAAATAGTTTTCCTTTAATATTCCTatgatgaatagaaaacataatttcctatttttattAGAACTAGATAATTTCTTTAAAGCATATTTTGTCATGAACGGACTCGTTGATGATGTCTTGAGCTGCAAGcttatagaaaattatataaaatccgTTTGgtacattttcaaaatatatatttttctatgtcatacttcaaaaatattatttcatgttttccattttcaaaaatacccattttctatgtatagaatgactaaattataagctctaaaaatttaaatactaaatcatatatatcctctcaaaactatatcctaaatataaaatagagaatccaaatctaaaaatttaaaaaaaaattaatttaacatattgtaattgtataaaagagggcaaaaatgaaaatgttttttttttttaaagtatttttgagAAGGATATGTCAAAAGGGGCATTTCTAACATATTCTCAATCAATTATAAGGTCTCTTCTcaatttattcaaattaaaTACTTGATGACATATGTTGTTAAATATATAGCTGATTGTATTTAAAAGTGAATCAAACTGTATTATTAACATCATTTATGTTTAGGTTGTTTCATGAATAATTCCCCAAatctattttatgttttttaaataacatttcTAAAATGTCTTTATAACAAatgctattttttatttaatggcATATTAAAAGGATAAAAATAACCTTGGATGAGAGagctgaaaattttgttttaataagatGATGTGACAATtctaaataatacaaaaaagtgCATTACATGTGTAAAAGtgaatgatattttattatgaatctcttttcttgtttctcaaaaaCAATATAAGGCACCATTTTCATCACACTTGaattaagattaataaattttatatagtaaatgCATTATTCACCCAacatacaccaaaaaaaaaactatgtctCAAATGATGCATTTGAAAAATAGACAATATTTcgaatatatacaaaacaaattatttttgtccATGTTAGAGATTTGTTTTCATTGGAGtttgacattttattttaaataagataattggtttttgttttatataatctACCATTTACTATCTACTTGAACTTGtttgtgacttttttttggTGCATGACCAAAGTATTCACAGACACCCATACAAACAAGggtatttataaaacttttgatGCATTCTTGATTCAAAACTAAACTAATTATCCTTACAAAATTCTTTAGAATTTGTTGTATATTGACATTTGCATTTTGatggttatttattggttcaATATGATTTGTCTTGGCTATAAGCTTTCCATGTTGAACActcaaattcatttaaaattaaaataagatatataagttgtaaaaaaaataaacaataggttgacttctttctttctttatctgAATTTTATTAAGAACTACGACATAATCAAAGAAAACTTCttactataattttgttttggagaAAATTCCCgaaaaaaacactaattatttaatatttaccagaaaaaaacatgaatttttttttgttgccagaaaaatacgcaagctattttttagttgataaaaaatacatgaactattatttttttccagtttctcCTTGTTTCTGTTACGACCGTTAACGGTATTGTAACGGcgttactatttttgaaaaaaaattctagaaaaaacacaaattatttatttgctGCCAGAAAAATACATCCATGCAAATTCATAATAGAGGTATTAGTGGATAAACTGTTAATTGCATTGATCAGTATTTTACAATTACCTTCAAAAATCACGGATGTAAGATTAACCTTAGTCTTTTAACGACTCAGATCTTGTTTTTTAAGCTAAAACCACcaaaattatcataaaattgAATTTTCGAAAGAGATTTCTAGCATGTAGCTCTTTTTGAGTGTTTTGGACAAATTAGCGGTTTAATTCATCTGTAGGTGAAAGAAAGGTTAAAAAAGACAGACGGtagcaaacaaaaaaggtttGACCAAGCAGCTCCCACAGTTTTACTTTTACAGTTTACTACTTTACAAAAGACACAATTTAACCGCACGCACCTCATTGGTTACTATTATAACCCTTACGGTGCACCTTCCCGCAGACAATAACTAcgtttcttctttcctttaaaaaagttcaaattaagCATCTCTCTCACTTTGccctctcctcttctctctctctctctctttcgtaactcttcctcttcttctttccccaaaaaatcagattttttttcccttttccaCATTTTCCCTTTATTCTCTGTGTTAATTCTGAATCTCTAGGGTTTCTTTCCTTCTccaacgagagagagagagagaaaagcttctagtttttttttttggatgggtTGTTTCGGACGCACCGTGAAATCAAACAAACGATCAGAGCCCAAAACCACGAAGAAGAATGATATTACCTCCCCCAAAAAACTCACCAACGATCCAAACATCGTTCATAAGAACATCAATCGAGACAATCAAACGCAACCCACCTCAggtttttcccaaaaaaataaaaaattgattttttttttatttctctcaaaTTCGGAATCTTTCTATGTGGGTGTTATCTGTTTTCGATCTgggtttcattttgttttttgctaCATTGCATAAAAGCCGTTTCATTTGTTAGGTtttgttgtgttcttctttgtttttgtattcatgGATTCAGCTTTGTGATGTGTTTGTGTAGATTGTTTGAAAGTTAGTCTATGTGGAGATGTAAACAAGGAAGTAGATACTAAGGAGGAGGACCAATTAGCTTTGGATGCAAAGGATACTTTGGTTGAAGATGAAGTTTCAGGGAAGAAAGCTCAGACTTTTACGTTTGGACAACTCGCTGTTGCTACTGGAAACTTTAAGTCAGATTGTTTTCTAGGTGAAGGAGGGTTTGGTAAAGTTTACAGAGG
This genomic window contains:
- the LOC104786848 gene encoding uncharacterized protein LOC104786848 — translated: MCLTCRESCPLDSPMESPATKYSTARSVELPPRRGKVKREIFGFLASSIVSAVKAGGALGRNSRGGGGGSSSSTATPPGSGYTSDQNNEST